One Miscanthus floridulus cultivar M001 chromosome 11, ASM1932011v1, whole genome shotgun sequence DNA window includes the following coding sequences:
- the LOC136493242 gene encoding auxin response factor 10-like, translating to MSVAAACAPTRLGTTTLTFAAQMPPPAPSPEAAAGRAKPEGRGVHPQLWQACAGSLYAVPPVGGAVYYFPQGHAEHAGAAAVDLRAAGVRVSPFVPCRVAAVRLTAEPDTDDIYARIRLVPLRPWEPVADVGDALMKSDGSSRGGGAGDGDGQQQQQQAQRQPSPLSFAKTLTPSDANNGGGFSVPRFCALSIFPPLDYSFDPPVQYVSARDVHGVEWTFHHIYRGTPRRHLLTTGWSNFVGNKNLRPGDSVVFVREEDGKIHIGLRRATRVFCGGGNAGSPGAAAAAGPSDGKVPAEDVVAAARLAAAGQPFEVVHYPRASAPEFIVRAAAVKESMQAPWCPGLRFKMAFETEDVSRISWFMGTIARVDAADPERWPQSPWRLLQVTWDEPELLRNVNRVCPWRVELVSSMPSMPRFSPPPRKKPRTATHTETLSERQQLFDPAFPFPPTHPLPLAPPLPAPNHDRNRHDLVPSFPDILDSIAAAASAAGIQGARHPQLAPFFPDLHLSDLQQSLLFCGIRPADHQAPPAPRIATDLKIGSPTPRSPSPEAKKGDDVKPSGIMLFGREILTEEQMKNSTGSGVPTSPRATSSGSSKPDCDDEKASNTSDRSRSDVSHGSPAKKNSPSSWRLWWSGDSPASEPGLEPGQCKVFVESDTLGRNLDLSALGSFEELCARLSSMFGINNADLRSHMVYRTIAGEVKHVGDEPFSAFVKSARRITIVSDAGSDNTGNR from the exons ATGTCTGTTGCTGCAGCCTGCGCGCCCACGCGGCTCGGGACGACGACGCTCACGTTCGCGGCGCAGATGCCCCCGCCGGCCCCATCGCCGGAGGCCGCCGCTGGCCGTGCCAAGCCCGAGGGGCGCGGCGTGCACCCGCAGCTGTGGCAGGCGTGCGCGGGCTCCCTGTACGCCGTGCCGCCCGTCGGCGGCGCCGTCTACTACTTCCCGCAGGGCCACGCCGAGCAcgcaggcgccgccgccgtggaTCTGCGCGCCGCGGGCGTGCGCGTCTCGCCGTTCGTGCCGTGCCGCGTCGCGGCCGTCAGGCTCACGGCGGAGCCCGACACTGACGACATCTACGCCAGGATACGCCTCGTCCCACTCCGCCCCTGGGAGCCGGTGGCGGACGTGGGCGACGCCCTGATGAAGAGCGACGGGAGCAGCAGGGGCGGCGGCGCCGGGGACGGCgacggccagcagcagcagcagcaggcgcagcGGCAGCCCAGTCCGCTGTCTTTCGCCAAGACGCTGACGCCGTCCGACGCCAACAACGGCGGCGGCTTCTCCGTGCCGCGGTTCTGCGCGCTCTCCATCTTCCCTCCGCTGGACTACAGCTTCGACCCGCCCGTGCAGTACGTCTCCGCCAGGGACGTGCACGGCGTCGAGTGGACGTTCCACCACATCTACCGGGGCACCCCGCGCCGGCACCTGCTCACCACCGGCTGGAGCAACTTCGTCGGCAACAAGAACCTCCGGCCCGGCGACTCCGTCGTCTTCGTCCGCGAGGAGGACGGCAAGATCCACATAGGCCTGCGGCGCGCCACGCGCGTGTTCTGCGGCGGCGGCAATGCGGGCAgcccgggcgccgccgccgccgcgggtccATCGGACGGCAAGGTCCCAGCGGAGGACGTGGTCGCGGCGGCGAGGCTGGCCGCCGCCGGGCAGCCGTTCGAGGTGGTGCACTACCCGCGTGCGAGCGCGCCGGAGTTCATCGTGCGTGCGGCCGCCGTCAAGGAGTCCATGCAGGCCCCCTGGTGCCCCGGCCTGCGCTTCAAGATGGCGTTCGAGACGGAGGACGTGTCGCGGATCAGCTGGTTCATGGGCACCATCGCCCGTGTCGACGCGGCCGATCCCGAACGGTGGCCGCAGTCGCCCTGGCGACTCCTTCAG GTGACCTGGGACGAGCCCGAGCTCCTGCGGAACGTGAACCGCGTGTGCCCGTGGCGGGTCGAGCTGGTGTCGAGCATGCCCAGCATGCCGCGCTTCTCACCGCCGCCGCGCAAGAAGCCGCGCACCGCGACGCACACGGAGACTCTCTCGGAGCGCCAGCAACTTTTCGACCCCGCCTTCCCGTTCCCGCCCACACACCCACTCCCACTGGCACCACCCCTCCCTGCCCCAAACCACGACCGGAACCGCCACGATCTCGTCCCCTCCTTCCCGGACATCCTGGACAGCATcgctgctgctgcttctgctgCAGGCATCCAGGGAGCCAGGCATCCGCAATTGGCTCCATTCTTTCCGGATCTCCACCTCAGCGACCTGCAGCAGAGCCTGCTGTTCTGTGGCATCCGCCCCGCCGATCACCAAGCCCCTCCCGCGCCAAGGATCGCCACCGACTTGAAGATCGGCAGCCCGACGCCCCGCTCTCCATCACCTGAGGCCAAGAAAGGCGACGACGTCAAGCCATCGGGGATAATGCTCTTCGGACGGGAGATACTGACCGAGGAGCAGATGAAAAACAGCACCGGCTCTGGTGTACCGACCTCGCCGCGAGCCACCAGCAGCGGCTCGTCCAAGCCCGACTGCGACGACGAGAAAGCGTCCAACACGTCTGATCGCTCTCGCTCCGACGTCTCTCATGGAAGTCCCGCCAAGAAGAATTCGCCCTCCTCCTGGAGATTGTGGTGGTCTGGAGACAGTCCGGCGTCAGAGCCTGGGCTGGAGCCCGGGCAGTGCAAGGTGTTTGTGGAGTCGGACACCCTCGGCAGGAACCTTGACCTCTCGGCGCTGGGCTCATTCGAGGAGCTCTGCGCGCGCCTGTCCAGCATGTTCGGCATCAACAACGCTGATCTGAGGAGCCACATGGTCTACCGCACCATCGCCGGCGAGGTGAAGCACGTCGGCGACGAGCCTTTCAG CGCGTTTGTGAAGTCAGCGCGGAGGATCACCATAGTGAGCGACGCTGGCAGCGACAACACTGGCAACCGATGA
- the LOC136492062 gene encoding uncharacterized protein translates to MRSVEAGESAASHGVPAEDRWMEESGPAAADPGETGEGSGTGAAPGSSVAPCEVMEGSGSGAAPHETMEGGGSGAVPHEVSPLAPEQGAGSKRSRLDESGFLRMGHPLGLAPKKSLAIQAGQMVSPTVTPVSGRSGADVGAALANPTASVVAPTPAEVTEQAASSMADVVQPAEGRIPPVEAVMTAPSQDQPGTAVVAHEGVVQSAPPGA, encoded by the exons atgaggtcggtggaggccggcgagtccgccgcttcgcacggcgtgccggccgaggaccggtggatggagGAAAGCGGGCCTGCCGCTGCCGACCCCGGGGAGACGGGGGAGGGGAGTGGCACTGGAGCCGCGCCCGGCTCTAGTGTCGCGCCctgtgaggtgatggaggggagcggctctggtgccgcgccccacgagacgatggaggggggcggctctggtgccgtgccCCATGAGGTGAGCCCCcttgccccggagcagggggcaggctcgaaacggtcccgcctAGATGAGTCGGG gttcttgcggatgggtcaccccctggggctggcgcccaagaagagcctcgccattcaagcgGGACAGATGGTGTCACCTAccgtcacccctgtttcgggcaggagtggtgccgacgttggggccgcgttggccaACCCGACTgcgtctgtggtggcgcccacgcccgcggaggttaccgagcaagcggcttcctccatggcggacgtggtacaGCCAGCCGAGGGCCGTATACCGCCGGTGGAGGCGGTcatgaccgcgccaagccaggacCAGCCGGGCACGGCCGTGGTAGCGcacgagggcgtagtgcaatccgcgccaccgggggcctag